In Rhizobium sp. N324, a single genomic region encodes these proteins:
- the dmeF gene encoding CDF family Co(II)/Ni(II) efflux transporter DmeF — translation MNAGIGRAKTNALEHDHIFLGADHAANERRIWLVIALTAVMMVAEIAAGTAYGSMALVADGWHMSTHASALLISALAYLFARRQARNPRFTFGTGKLGDLAGFASAIVLALIALLMAWESWLRLSNPVPIGFAQAIAVAVVGLAVNVVSAWLLGGGGNHAHHHHHHHGHHDHGDHTGHHAHDHHAHDHHAKPGDNNIRAAYLHVMADAMTSVLAIAALTLGSLYGWLWLDPIMGIVGGLVIANWSWSLMKSSGGVLLDVVPQGETLPAEIREAIETDDDRVTDLHVWQVGPGHHAAIVAVLTSTPRDPAFYKGRLSALTELSHVTVEVTRAA, via the coding sequence ATGAATGCCGGGATCGGACGGGCTAAGACGAATGCCCTGGAACATGACCATATTTTCCTCGGCGCCGATCATGCGGCGAACGAGCGGCGCATCTGGCTGGTGATCGCGCTGACGGCGGTGATGATGGTGGCGGAAATCGCCGCCGGCACGGCCTATGGCTCGATGGCGCTGGTCGCCGATGGCTGGCATATGTCGACCCATGCCAGTGCGCTGCTGATTTCGGCGCTCGCCTATCTCTTCGCCCGAAGGCAGGCGCGCAATCCGCGCTTCACCTTCGGCACCGGCAAGCTCGGCGATCTCGCCGGCTTCGCCAGCGCCATCGTTCTGGCGCTGATCGCCCTCTTGATGGCATGGGAAAGCTGGCTGCGCCTTTCAAATCCGGTGCCGATCGGTTTTGCCCAGGCGATCGCCGTCGCGGTGGTCGGCCTTGCCGTCAACGTCGTCAGCGCCTGGCTGCTTGGCGGCGGCGGCAATCATGCGCATCATCACCACCATCACCATGGCCATCACGATCATGGCGACCACACTGGTCACCACGCCCACGATCATCATGCCCACGATCATCATGCAAAGCCCGGCGACAACAATATCCGCGCCGCCTATCTGCATGTCATGGCCGATGCCATGACCTCCGTGCTCGCCATCGCGGCGCTGACGCTCGGCAGCCTCTATGGCTGGCTCTGGCTCGATCCGATCATGGGCATCGTCGGCGGCCTGGTGATTGCCAACTGGTCCTGGAGCCTGATGAAATCCTCGGGCGGCGTGCTTCTCGACGTCGTGCCCCAGGGCGAGACGCTGCCCGCCGAGATCCGCGAGGCGATCGAGACCGACGACGACCGGGTCACCGACCTGCATGTCTGGCAGGTCGGCCCCGGCCACCACGCCGCCATCGTCGCCGTGCTGACCTCCACGCCGCGCGACCCGGCCTTCTACAAGGGCAGGCTGTCGGCGCTCACGGAATTGTCGCATGTGACGGTCGAGGTGACGCGCGCGGCATGA
- the bla gene encoding class A beta-lactamase, producing MDLSLTRRLLISSALCLPALALSARAEDTPKESGGEGDDNIEKRLAALEKRTGGRLGVSVLDTQTSISFGYRGDEAFPMCSTFKALAAGFALARADKGDESLDRRVTYGKDKLVDYSPLSEKHAGADGMTIAELCEAAVTVSDNTAGNLLLESFGGPAGLTDWLRSIGDGTTRLDRTEPTLNEGRKDDPRDTTTPDAMLDTLGNLTLGSVLTEASSDKLIAWLVASTTGGERLRAGLPAEWKVGDKTGTGQNGSLGDIAVIWPPDRGPIVAAVYIAEATAPAKDLNPVFAEVGRMIVEMV from the coding sequence ATGGATCTCAGTCTTACCCGCCGTCTGCTGATAAGCTCGGCATTGTGTCTTCCCGCGCTGGCGCTCTCCGCCAGGGCTGAGGACACGCCCAAGGAGAGTGGCGGGGAGGGCGACGACAATATCGAGAAGCGTCTTGCCGCGCTAGAAAAACGCACCGGCGGCCGCCTCGGCGTCTCGGTGCTCGACACCCAGACGAGCATCTCCTTCGGCTATCGCGGCGACGAGGCCTTTCCGATGTGCAGCACCTTCAAGGCGCTGGCCGCGGGCTTCGCGCTCGCCCGCGCCGATAAGGGCGACGAGAGCCTCGACCGCCGCGTGACTTACGGCAAGGACAAGCTGGTCGACTATTCGCCGCTCAGCGAAAAACACGCCGGCGCCGACGGCATGACCATCGCCGAACTCTGCGAGGCGGCGGTGACCGTCAGCGACAATACCGCCGGCAACCTGCTGCTCGAAAGTTTTGGCGGTCCGGCCGGTTTGACCGACTGGCTGCGCTCGATCGGCGACGGCACCACCCGTCTCGACCGCACCGAACCGACGCTGAACGAAGGCAGAAAGGACGACCCGCGCGACACGACGACACCGGATGCGATGCTCGACACGCTCGGCAACCTGACGCTCGGCTCGGTGCTGACGGAAGCCTCTTCGGACAAGCTGATCGCTTGGCTGGTGGCCAGCACCACCGGCGGCGAGCGGTTGCGGGCCGGCCTGCCGGCGGAGTGGAAAGTCGGCGACAAGACCGGCACCGGCCAGAACGGCTCGCTCGGCGACATCGCCGTCATCTGGCCCCCCGACCGCGGCCCGATCGTCGCCGCCGTCTACATCGCCGAAGCGACCGCGCCGGCGAAGGATCTCAATCCGGTCTTTGCCGAGGTTGGGCGGATGATTGTGGAGATGGTTTGA
- a CDS encoding glucose/quinate/shikimate family membrane-bound PQQ-dependent dehydrogenase: protein MAIVITSILFIIIGLTLGGGGLWLVTLGGSVFYLFAGLMFVITAGLLLMRKAVALWIYAVLVVAALAWAIWEVGFDWWQLGPRGGMIILLGLWLLTPWIRRPLGFRSPTGITYGANPWPLAVPVILAILVALYSMTTDPHDLAGELPRDEVAANPAFGGSVPDGEWHQYGRTPFGQRYSPLDQITTENVATLKEAWRYQTGDVKRPEDVGETTYQVTPLKVKDTLYLCTPHNWAIALDAKTGKEKWKYDANSGMNPDRQHQTCRGVTYYADPDVAAGQPCAERVYLPTSDARLIALDAADGKVCTGFADQGVLHLETGMRYNPAGYYYSTSPPVAVAGKIIVGGAVNDNYSTEEQSGVIRAFDIKTGALIWNWDSGNPDVTTPLAVGQTYTTNSPNSWSVFSVDESLGMVYIPLGNQVPDQLGINRSDNVEKFSSSIVALDIATGQLRWVRQTVHHDLWDMDVPAQPALIDLTKPDGTVVPALVGPTKQGDLYVLDRRSGEPIIPVKEIAAPGGAISGDHTAPTQPISDLTFSPEPLKEKDMWGVSLFDQLACRIDFHRYRYEGRYTPPSLVGTIVYPGNFGTFNWGSVAVDPERQIMFGMPTYLAFTSRLVPAADIPPRGQDEKGSEQGLNRNDGAPYGVFMGPFLGLLKIPCQAPPWGYVAGVDLRTGKIAYMHKNGTVHDMTPLPLPFKVGVPGIGGPMLTKGGVAFLGAAVDNYLRAYDVTNGRELWQARLPAGGQATPMTYTTEDNKQYVVMVAGGHGSVGTKPGDYVIAYTLP, encoded by the coding sequence ATGGCGATCGTCATCACCTCCATCCTCTTCATCATCATCGGTCTTACGCTCGGCGGCGGCGGGCTGTGGCTCGTCACGCTCGGCGGCAGCGTCTTCTATCTCTTCGCCGGGCTGATGTTCGTGATCACCGCCGGATTGCTTCTGATGCGCAAGGCGGTGGCGCTCTGGATCTATGCAGTGCTCGTCGTCGCAGCACTCGCCTGGGCGATCTGGGAGGTGGGTTTCGACTGGTGGCAGCTCGGGCCCCGTGGCGGCATGATCATCCTGCTCGGGCTCTGGCTGCTGACGCCCTGGATCCGCCGGCCGCTCGGCTTTCGCAGCCCGACCGGCATCACCTACGGCGCGAATCCCTGGCCGCTCGCCGTGCCTGTCATCCTCGCCATCCTAGTCGCCCTCTATTCGATGACCACGGATCCGCACGACCTCGCCGGCGAGCTGCCTAGGGATGAGGTCGCCGCCAACCCCGCCTTCGGCGGCAGCGTGCCGGATGGTGAGTGGCACCAGTACGGCCGCACGCCCTTCGGCCAGCGTTATTCGCCGCTCGACCAGATCACCACGGAGAATGTCGCCACCCTCAAGGAAGCCTGGCGATACCAGACCGGCGACGTTAAACGGCCTGAGGATGTCGGCGAGACGACCTATCAGGTGACGCCGCTCAAGGTGAAAGACACGCTCTATCTCTGCACGCCACACAATTGGGCGATCGCGCTCGACGCAAAGACCGGCAAGGAGAAATGGAAATACGATGCCAACTCGGGCATGAACCCCGACCGGCAGCACCAGACGTGCCGCGGCGTCACCTATTATGCCGATCCCGATGTCGCCGCCGGCCAGCCCTGCGCCGAGCGCGTCTACCTGCCGACATCGGACGCCCGGCTGATCGCGCTCGATGCGGCGGACGGCAAGGTCTGCACCGGCTTTGCCGATCAGGGCGTGCTGCATCTGGAGACCGGCATGCGCTACAATCCGGCCGGCTATTATTATTCCACCTCGCCGCCGGTCGCGGTGGCCGGCAAGATCATCGTCGGTGGCGCGGTGAACGACAATTATTCCACTGAGGAGCAATCCGGTGTCATCCGCGCCTTCGACATCAAGACCGGCGCGCTGATCTGGAACTGGGATTCCGGCAATCCCGACGTGACGACGCCGCTGGCCGTCGGCCAGACCTATACGACCAATTCACCGAACAGCTGGTCGGTCTTCAGCGTCGACGAGAGCCTCGGCATGGTCTACATCCCGCTCGGTAACCAGGTGCCCGACCAGCTCGGCATCAACCGCAGCGACAATGTCGAGAAATTCTCCTCCTCGATCGTCGCGCTCGACATCGCCACCGGCCAGCTGCGCTGGGTGCGCCAGACCGTGCATCACGATCTCTGGGATATGGACGTGCCGGCCCAGCCGGCGCTGATCGATCTGACGAAGCCGGACGGCACGGTGGTTCCCGCCCTCGTCGGCCCGACCAAGCAGGGCGATCTCTACGTGCTCGACCGGCGCAGCGGCGAGCCGATCATCCCGGTCAAAGAAATCGCAGCCCCGGGCGGCGCGATCTCGGGCGATCATACCGCGCCGACGCAGCCGATCTCCGATCTCACCTTCTCGCCCGAGCCGCTGAAGGAAAAGGACATGTGGGGCGTGTCGCTGTTCGACCAGCTCGCCTGCCGCATCGATTTCCACCGCTACCGCTACGAGGGCCGCTATACGCCGCCCTCGCTTGTCGGCACGATCGTCTATCCCGGCAATTTCGGCACCTTCAACTGGGGCAGCGTGGCCGTCGACCCCGAGCGGCAGATCATGTTCGGCATGCCGACCTATCTTGCCTTCACCTCGCGCCTGGTGCCGGCTGCCGATATTCCGCCGAGAGGCCAGGACGAGAAGGGCAGCGAACAGGGACTCAACCGCAATGACGGCGCACCCTACGGCGTCTTCATGGGGCCGTTCCTCGGGCTCCTGAAAATCCCCTGCCAGGCGCCGCCATGGGGCTATGTCGCCGGCGTCGATCTGCGCACCGGCAAGATCGCCTATATGCACAAGAACGGCACCGTGCACGACATGACGCCGCTGCCCCTGCCCTTCAAGGTGGGTGTGCCCGGCATCGGCGGACCGATGCTGACCAAGGGCGGCGTCGCCTTCCTCGGGGCCGCGGTCGACAATTATCTGCGCGCCTATGACGTGACGAACGGCCGGGAGCTTTGGCAGGCCCGGCTTCCGGCCGGCGGCCAGGCAACACCGATGACCTATACGACTGAAGACAACAAACAATACGTCGTCATGGTCGCCGGCGGCCACGGCTCGGTCGGCACCAAGCCTGGCGATTATGTGATTGCTTATACGCTGCCGTGA
- a CDS encoding protein adenylyltransferase SelO — MTSALEKNRPGAAFAFDNSYAGLPQRFFAAQLPTAVAEPWLIKLNEPLAAELGLDVEALRRDGAAIFSGNLVPEGAQPLAMAYAGHQFGGFSPQLGDGRAILLGEVIDRSGGRFDIQLKGAGPTPFSRRGDGRAAIGPVLREYIISEAMFALGIPATRALAAVTTGEPVYREEVLPGAVFTRVAASHIRVGTFQYFAARGDSDGVRALADYVIDRHYPALGEADNPYLALFEAVSERQAALIARWLHVGFIHGVMNTDNMTVSGETIDFGPCAFMDAYDPATVFSSIDQHGRYAYANQPGIGQWNLARLGETLLPLIDEEPDGAVDKANAIIRAYGERFQAHWLAGMRKKIGLAGEEDGDLDLVQALLSLMQTQGADFTLTFRRLSDLAGDAAAEPAFAASFREPEACGSWLAQWRERLSRDPQTQSERATAMRRVNPAFIPRNHRVEQAIEAAVENGDFSLFEALLSVLSKPYEDQADFAAYSEPPKPSERVLATFCGT; from the coding sequence ATGACCTCCGCTCTTGAGAAAAACCGGCCCGGTGCGGCCTTTGCCTTCGACAACAGCTATGCCGGCCTGCCGCAGCGCTTCTTCGCGGCGCAGCTGCCGACTGCGGTGGCGGAGCCTTGGCTGATCAAGCTCAACGAACCGCTGGCCGCTGAACTCGGGCTCGATGTCGAGGCGCTGCGGCGCGACGGCGCGGCGATCTTTTCCGGCAATCTCGTTCCCGAGGGGGCGCAACCGTTGGCGATGGCCTATGCCGGCCATCAGTTCGGCGGCTTCTCGCCGCAGCTCGGCGACGGGCGGGCGATCCTGCTCGGCGAGGTGATCGACCGCAGCGGCGGGCGCTTCGATATCCAGCTGAAGGGCGCTGGGCCGACCCCGTTTTCCCGCCGCGGCGACGGGCGGGCGGCAATCGGGCCGGTCCTGCGCGAATATATCATCAGCGAGGCGATGTTTGCGCTCGGCATTCCGGCGACGCGGGCGCTGGCGGCGGTGACGACGGGCGAGCCGGTCTATCGCGAAGAGGTGCTGCCGGGCGCCGTCTTCACCCGGGTGGCGGCCAGCCACATCCGGGTCGGCACCTTCCAGTATTTTGCGGCGCGGGGCGATTCCGACGGTGTGCGGGCGCTTGCCGATTATGTCATCGACCGGCACTATCCCGCACTTGGAGAAGCCGACAATCCCTATCTCGCATTGTTCGAGGCGGTCTCCGAACGCCAGGCGGCGCTGATTGCCCGCTGGCTGCATGTCGGCTTCATTCATGGCGTGATGAACACCGACAATATGACTGTCTCCGGCGAGACGATCGATTTCGGCCCCTGCGCCTTCATGGATGCCTATGATCCGGCGACCGTCTTCTCTTCGATCGACCAGCACGGCCGCTATGCCTATGCCAACCAGCCCGGCATCGGCCAATGGAACCTTGCAAGGCTCGGCGAAACGCTGCTGCCGCTGATCGACGAAGAACCCGACGGCGCGGTCGACAAGGCGAATGCCATAATCCGCGCCTATGGCGAACGCTTCCAGGCGCATTGGCTGGCCGGGATGCGAAAGAAGATCGGCCTTGCCGGCGAAGAGGATGGCGATCTCGACCTGGTGCAGGCGCTGTTGTCGCTGATGCAGACGCAGGGTGCCGATTTCACCCTGACCTTCCGGCGGCTGTCGGATCTTGCCGGCGATGCCGCCGCAGAGCCTGCCTTTGCGGCCAGTTTCCGGGAGCCGGAGGCCTGCGGATCCTGGCTTGCGCAGTGGCGCGAGCGGCTGTCGCGCGACCCGCAAACGCAGTCGGAGCGCGCCACCGCCATGCGCCGCGTCAATCCTGCCTTCATTCCGCGCAATCACCGCGTCGAACAGGCGATCGAGGCCGCGGTCGAAAATGGCGATTTCTCGCTGTTCGAGGCGTTGCTGAGCGTGCTTTCGAAACCTTATGAGGACCAGGCGGACTTTGCCGCCTATAGCGAGCCGCCGAAACCGAGCGAACGGGTGCTCGCGACCTTCTGCGGGACGTAA
- a CDS encoding DUF1697 domain-containing protein, with product MPIYIALLRAVNVGGTGSLPMAELKTICKGLGFTDVKTYIQSGNVLFRSDASETAVEEKLDAALGQKMGKRPGVMVRSRKELEAIAANAPFPDAKPNFLLVYFLPEKPPADALEKMTAPDGEEAKLATREIYVHYPKGSGRSKLKLPALKAGTSRNLNTVRKLADMAAAMEG from the coding sequence TTGCCCATCTATATCGCCCTCCTCCGCGCCGTTAACGTCGGCGGCACTGGGTCACTCCCGATGGCCGAGCTCAAGACGATCTGCAAAGGCCTCGGCTTCACTGACGTGAAAACCTACATCCAGAGCGGCAATGTGCTGTTCCGCTCGGATGCGTCCGAAACGGCGGTCGAGGAAAAGCTCGACGCGGCGCTCGGGCAGAAGATGGGCAAGCGGCCGGGCGTGATGGTGCGCAGCCGCAAGGAACTCGAGGCGATTGCCGCGAACGCGCCCTTTCCCGATGCCAAGCCGAATTTTCTGCTCGTCTATTTCCTGCCCGAAAAGCCGCCTGCCGATGCGCTGGAGAAAATGACTGCGCCCGATGGCGAGGAAGCGAAGCTCGCGACCCGTGAAATCTACGTGCACTACCCCAAGGGGTCCGGACGCTCGAAGCTGAAGCTGCCGGCGCTGAAGGCCGGAACCTCGCGCAATCTCAACACTGTGCGCAAGCTCGCGGACATGGCGGCGGCGATGGAAGGTTGA
- a CDS encoding S9 family peptidase, protein MSAFKSLPTPPAAPKKPVSDTRHGITRTDDYAWLRADNWQAMFKDPSILDPEIRRHLEAENAYMNAAMEDTKPLQKMLFSEMRGRIKEDDSSVPMKDGAYAYGTFYVTGGEQPRYFRIPRDGAVADETIRTVLLDGDKEASGKAYFRLAGLDHTSDHSRGIWGYDDKGSEFFTLKVRDLSTGQDLDDVIENTAGGGVWAPDGKSFFYSALDENHRPSKVFHHIVGRPQSEDRLVYEEADAGFFMGVGGSLLDDVIYIDIHDHETSEYRLLSTKDLTAEPKLVAAREEGIEYSLTEGGDIFYILTNDGGAKDFKIMEAPVDKPGKENWREVVPHKPGTLVISHMAYARHLLWLERKDGLPQIMIRDRATGEEHAIAFAEEAYSLGLSGAAEYDTDIIRFSYSSMTTPSQLYDYNMVTRERTLLKTQEVPSGHNADDYITRRVFAPAWDGETVPVTLLYRKDTPLDGTAPCLLYGYGAYGITIPAGFNTNCLSLADRGFVYAIAHIRGGKDKGFAWYEDGKMDKKTNTFKDFVAAADYLNQQKFTSYAKIIAEGGSAGGMLMGAVANMAPEKFAGIIAAVPFVDVLNTMLDDTLPLTPPEWPEWGNPIDSREEYEQIAAYSPYDNVGAKAYPPILALGGLTDPRVTYWEPAKWVAKLREETTGEAPILLKTNMDAGHGGASGRFQRLEEIAFEYAFAIKVAGKM, encoded by the coding sequence TTGTCCGCTTTCAAGAGCCTGCCGACGCCGCCCGCCGCCCCGAAGAAGCCCGTCTCCGATACGCGCCACGGCATTACCCGCACGGATGATTATGCTTGGCTGCGTGCCGATAACTGGCAGGCGATGTTCAAGGATCCGTCGATCCTCGATCCCGAGATCCGCCGGCATCTCGAAGCCGAAAACGCCTATATGAATGCGGCGATGGAAGACACCAAGCCGCTGCAGAAGATGCTGTTTTCGGAAATGCGCGGCCGCATCAAGGAAGACGACAGCTCGGTGCCGATGAAGGACGGTGCCTATGCCTATGGCACCTTTTACGTTACCGGCGGCGAGCAGCCCCGCTATTTCCGCATTCCCCGCGACGGCGCCGTCGCCGACGAGACGATCCGCACGGTGCTGCTCGACGGCGACAAGGAAGCCTCCGGCAAGGCCTATTTCCGCCTCGCCGGCCTCGACCATACGAGCGACCATAGCCGCGGCATCTGGGGCTATGACGACAAGGGCTCGGAGTTCTTCACGCTGAAGGTCCGCGACCTCTCGACCGGCCAGGATCTCGACGACGTGATCGAGAATACCGCCGGCGGCGGCGTCTGGGCCCCCGATGGCAAGAGCTTCTTCTATTCGGCGCTCGACGAGAACCACCGGCCCTCGAAGGTGTTCCACCACATTGTCGGCCGGCCGCAATCGGAAGACCGGCTGGTCTATGAGGAAGCCGATGCCGGCTTCTTCATGGGCGTAGGCGGCTCGCTGCTCGACGATGTCATCTATATCGACATCCACGATCACGAGACCAGCGAATACCGGCTGCTGTCGACCAAGGATCTGACCGCCGAGCCGAAACTGGTGGCGGCGCGCGAGGAAGGCATCGAATATTCGCTGACCGAGGGCGGCGATATCTTCTACATTCTGACCAATGACGGCGGCGCCAAGGATTTCAAGATCATGGAAGCGCCGGTTGATAAGCCCGGCAAGGAAAACTGGCGCGAGGTCGTGCCGCACAAGCCCGGCACGCTTGTTATCAGCCATATGGCCTATGCTCGCCATCTTCTGTGGCTGGAGCGCAAGGACGGGCTGCCGCAGATCATGATCCGCGATCGGGCGACCGGCGAGGAACATGCGATCGCCTTTGCCGAGGAGGCCTATTCGCTGGGCCTTTCGGGCGCGGCGGAATATGACACGGATATCATCCGCTTCTCCTATTCCTCGATGACGACGCCGTCGCAGCTTTACGATTACAACATGGTGACGCGCGAGCGCACGCTGTTGAAGACCCAGGAAGTGCCGTCGGGCCACAATGCCGACGACTATATCACCCGCCGCGTCTTCGCCCCGGCCTGGGACGGCGAGACAGTGCCGGTCACCCTGCTCTACCGCAAGGACACGCCGCTCGACGGCACCGCGCCCTGCCTGCTCTACGGTTACGGCGCTTACGGCATCACCATTCCGGCCGGTTTCAACACCAATTGCTTGTCGCTCGCCGACCGCGGCTTCGTCTATGCCATCGCCCATATCCGCGGCGGCAAGGACAAGGGCTTTGCCTGGTACGAAGACGGCAAGATGGACAAGAAGACGAACACCTTCAAGGACTTCGTCGCCGCGGCCGACTATCTGAATCAACAGAAGTTCACCTCTTACGCGAAGATCATCGCCGAGGGCGGCTCGGCCGGCGGCATGCTGATGGGCGCGGTCGCCAACATGGCGCCGGAGAAATTTGCCGGCATTATCGCCGCCGTTCCCTTCGTCGACGTGCTCAACACCATGCTCGACGACACCCTGCCGCTGACGCCGCCGGAATGGCCGGAGTGGGGCAACCCGATCGACAGCCGCGAAGAATACGAGCAGATCGCCGCCTATTCGCCCTATGACAATGTCGGCGCCAAGGCCTACCCGCCGATCCTGGCGCTCGGCGGCCTGACCGATCCGCGCGTCACCTATTGGGAACCGGCCAAATGGGTGGCGAAGTTGCGCGAAGAGACGACCGGTGAAGCGCCGATCCTGCTCAAGACCAATATGGATGCCGGCCATGGCGGCGCCTCCGGCCGCTTCCAGCGGCTGGAAGAGATCGCGTTCGAGTATGCGTTTGCGATCAAGGTGGCGGGGAAGATGTGA
- a CDS encoding DUF930 domain-containing protein, with protein MPKRLLLFVSLVGLAAPAFAVDPAIKKQLEKLDPSTRLEQSCDTEAMSRINQDSTGFKPDKVIAYTFKDPIPGDNSLQAPGAVFRSKGDWYHLSYNCITGPQHINVRELNYQIGDKVPREKWDKYYLYD; from the coding sequence ATGCCGAAACGTCTGCTCCTGTTCGTATCCCTCGTCGGCCTTGCCGCCCCCGCCTTTGCCGTCGATCCGGCCATCAAGAAGCAGCTGGAAAAACTCGATCCCTCGACGCGTCTGGAGCAGAGCTGCGACACCGAGGCGATGAGCCGCATCAACCAGGACAGCACCGGTTTCAAGCCCGACAAGGTGATCGCCTATACTTTCAAGGACCCGATCCCTGGCGACAATTCGCTGCAGGCGCCAGGCGCCGTCTTCCGCAGCAAGGGCGACTGGTACCATCTCTCCTACAATTGCATCACCGGCCCGCAGCATATCAACGTGCGCGAGCTCAACTATCAGATCGGCGACAAGGTGCCGCGGGAGAAGTGGGACAAATATTATCTCTACGATTGA
- a CDS encoding polysaccharide deacetylase family protein, which yields MNRILLASALLFAALSAAMADEIPPAPPAALPATKTPAVKLVEPHLHIARSNVAGHARIALTFDACMGQADERILSTLVRERIPATIFVTARWLKRNPAALAVFLQNPDLFELENHGENHIPAVDTPTLIYGIAAAGSPQAVKQEVEGGAAAMTAAGIPAPHWFRGSTAKYDLSAIGEIRAMGYRIAGYSVNGDGGSLLGAVITEKRIAAAKDGDVVISHINQPTHAAGEGVAKALVDLKAKGTEFVRLEDVEDMGDDKTTE from the coding sequence ATGAACCGTATCCTGCTCGCTTCGGCGTTGCTTTTCGCCGCTCTCTCTGCCGCCATGGCGGATGAAATTCCGCCAGCGCCGCCGGCCGCACTTCCGGCAACAAAGACGCCGGCGGTAAAGCTCGTCGAGCCGCATCTCCATATCGCCCGCTCCAACGTAGCAGGTCATGCCCGCATCGCGCTCACCTTCGATGCCTGCATGGGGCAGGCGGATGAGCGCATCCTGTCGACCCTGGTGCGCGAGCGTATTCCGGCAACGATCTTCGTCACCGCCCGCTGGTTGAAGCGCAACCCCGCCGCTCTTGCCGTGTTCCTGCAGAATCCCGATCTGTTCGAACTGGAAAATCACGGCGAGAACCATATCCCGGCCGTCGATACGCCAACGCTGATCTACGGCATCGCCGCTGCCGGCTCGCCGCAGGCGGTGAAACAGGAAGTCGAGGGCGGCGCCGCGGCAATGACCGCGGCCGGCATTCCCGCACCCCACTGGTTCCGCGGCTCGACCGCCAAATACGATCTTTCCGCCATCGGCGAGATCCGCGCCATGGGCTATCGCATCGCCGGTTATTCGGTGAACGGCGACGGCGGCTCGCTGCTCGGCGCCGTCATCACCGAAAAACGCATCGCTGCGGCCAAAGACGGCGATGTCGTCATCTCCCACATCAACCAGCCGACCCATGCGGCGGGCGAGGGGGTGGCGAAGGCGCTGGTCGATTTGAAAGCCAAGGGCACGGAGTTCGTTCGCCTTGAGGATGTCGAGGATATGGGCGACGACAAAACGACGGAGTGA